From Anaerobacillus sp. CMMVII, one genomic window encodes:
- a CDS encoding glutathionylspermidine synthase family protein produces the protein MDRVLRNKFYSKIPNFWDRLYGMEYALFDCLELTSDELDQIKRATTDTYRIYKKISHLIRGASNETLLDLGFPEKALSFLRNVHLPYETVIGRFDFVMLQDGPKIIEFNSDTPTFIRELFEVNGLVCEHFGIQNPNSGEDVVLGKAIRNSVFHCANDLELQRHPYVIFTAHEDDIEDRETMMYLMDLAKIKGAHFIPLQEIQLITEGENKGVYDLEGNKVDIVYRHTYPMEALLEDVSDNHFPIGIEFMKLVEEKKVGMLNPVSAFLMQSKAIMALIWGMYEQRHSFFTQEEQKIIHQYFLPTYLDEDPFVTTGEKYVSKPAFGREGNTVEVKQNGKTLYTEQEKSYDHYVKVFQKYIELPVTTIKTEHGEKEAHLLIGSFIVNEKASAFGFRAGAKITDNLSYFLPCGVRGEAK, from the coding sequence GTGGATAGGGTGCTGCGTAACAAATTTTATAGTAAAATCCCAAATTTCTGGGATCGTTTATACGGGATGGAATATGCATTGTTTGATTGTTTAGAGTTAACATCGGATGAACTTGATCAAATTAAGCGAGCCACGACTGATACTTATCGAATTTATAAAAAAATAAGTCACTTAATCAGAGGTGCCTCAAATGAAACACTCCTTGATCTTGGTTTTCCGGAAAAGGCACTTTCATTTTTAAGAAATGTACATTTGCCGTATGAAACAGTCATTGGCCGCTTTGATTTTGTGATGTTACAGGATGGACCAAAAATCATTGAGTTTAATTCTGATACTCCAACTTTCATTCGCGAATTATTTGAGGTGAATGGTTTAGTTTGTGAGCACTTTGGAATTCAAAATCCAAATAGTGGTGAAGATGTTGTGCTGGGAAAAGCGATTCGAAATAGTGTTTTTCATTGTGCAAATGATTTAGAATTACAAAGACATCCTTATGTTATTTTCACTGCTCATGAAGACGACATTGAAGATCGAGAAACGATGATGTATTTAATGGATCTTGCAAAAATTAAAGGAGCTCATTTTATCCCTTTACAGGAGATACAACTAATTACTGAAGGGGAAAATAAGGGAGTTTACGATCTAGAAGGAAATAAGGTCGATATTGTATATCGTCATACATATCCAATGGAAGCACTGCTTGAAGATGTCTCAGACAATCATTTCCCGATCGGAATTGAATTTATGAAGCTTGTAGAAGAGAAGAAAGTAGGAATGTTAAATCCTGTTTCGGCCTTTCTCATGCAAAGTAAGGCTATTATGGCCTTAATATGGGGCATGTATGAACAGCGCCATTCTTTTTTTACACAAGAAGAACAAAAGATCATTCATCAATATTTTTTACCAACCTATTTAGATGAAGATCCTTTTGTTACAACAGGCGAAAAATACGTTTCAAAGCCAGCCTTTGGCCGCGAAGGAAATACTGTCGAAGTAAAACAGAATGGAAAAACCCTTTATACCGAACAAGAGAAGTCGTACGATCATTATGTAAAAGTCTTTCAAAAATATATCGAATTACCAGTAACAACAATAAAAACAGAACATGGTGAGAAAGAGGCACATCTTCTCATTGGAAGTTTTATCGTGAACGAAAAAGCAAGTGCCTTTGGCTTTCGTGCCGGCGCAAAAATTACTGATAACTTATCATATTTCCTCCCTTGTGGAGTGAGAGGAGAAGCGAAATGA
- a CDS encoding DUF1292 domain-containing protein → MDINEIRDQITIRDDEGTMKDYSVEALFDMADDSYALLSSDEEVILMRIEDHDDGQTLVGITNQEEKASILSAYALAVEASRDPNIISD, encoded by the coding sequence ATGGATATAAATGAAATTCGCGATCAAATAACCATTAGAGACGATGAAGGAACAATGAAGGACTATAGTGTTGAAGCATTATTTGATATGGCCGATGATTCTTATGCTCTTTTGTCTTCGGACGAAGAGGTGATCTTAATGCGAATTGAAGATCATGATGATGGACAAACACTTGTTGGAATTACCAACCAAGAAGAAAAAGCATCAATTTTATCCGCTTATGCCCTTGCTGTAGAAGCTTCACGAGACCCAAATATAATATCAGATTAA
- a CDS encoding TrkA family potassium uptake protein, with protein sequence MHFFLRLSLTLIKMKNLTLLLTTLIFIFFCTIVMYILEPENFETIFTTFYFVMTTFATVGYGDYSPVTVAGKFFSVFMYLIGIGLLGVVIGKIVDSFTILRRKREEGRMNYMKNQHIIIVGWSKKTDIAVKEILDSEPTTEIVIVDQLRQSPIDLAYNRVHYIQGDPTEAETFEKANITKAKSVIIFSDDTIHDPSLKDAKTLLVAITVERLAPKIHSTVEVATEKHVSNFSHVKVDEFILSQETISHLAVRSALYKGVSQVFSQLISRQHGEDLYKISKKADWSTYNDAFQALLQNGATLIADRHLLDINRRLNETIPEEAVLYIICNRETYEKLKK encoded by the coding sequence ATGCATTTTTTTCTGAGACTTAGTTTAACTTTAATAAAAATGAAAAATCTAACCTTACTACTGACAACACTGATCTTTATATTCTTTTGTACAATTGTCATGTACATACTAGAACCTGAAAATTTTGAAACAATATTTACTACCTTTTATTTTGTCATGACTACCTTTGCTACTGTTGGATACGGTGATTATTCACCGGTCACGGTGGCAGGGAAATTTTTTTCTGTGTTTATGTATTTAATTGGCATCGGGCTATTGGGTGTGGTCATCGGAAAAATTGTCGACTCTTTTACGATTCTCCGACGAAAAAGGGAGGAAGGAAGAATGAATTATATGAAAAATCAGCATATCATCATAGTTGGCTGGAGTAAAAAAACAGACATTGCAGTCAAAGAAATCCTTGACTCAGAACCAACCACCGAGATTGTGATTGTTGATCAATTACGACAATCTCCCATCGATTTAGCCTATAATCGTGTTCATTATATTCAAGGCGACCCAACTGAAGCAGAGACTTTTGAGAAGGCGAACATAACAAAAGCGAAATCGGTGATCATATTTTCAGATGATACCATTCATGACCCTTCGTTAAAAGACGCTAAAACGTTGTTAGTGGCTATTACAGTAGAACGGTTGGCACCAAAAATACATTCAACGGTTGAAGTGGCAACCGAGAAGCATGTCTCTAACTTTTCCCATGTAAAAGTAGACGAATTTATTTTATCCCAAGAAACAATTTCCCACTTAGCTGTCCGCTCGGCTTTATATAAGGGGGTAAGCCAAGTATTTTCCCAGCTAATTAGTCGGCAGCATGGTGAGGATTTGTACAAGATTTCTAAAAAGGCAGATTGGTCTACATATAACGACGCCTTCCAAGCCTTATTACAAAATGGAGCAACCTTAATTGCGGACAGGCACCTGTTAGATATTAATAGACGCTTAAACGAGACCATTCCAGAAGAAGCAGTTCTTTATATTATTTGCAATCGAGAAACCTATGAAAAGTTAAAAAAATAA
- a CDS encoding alpha/beta-type small acid-soluble spore protein: MPRRKRRLLVPEAQDGVNQFKANVMANIGYEVDPASPDDVKYEVAKELNVPLKKGNNGNLTSKQAGQVGGQIGGSMVKEMINMAKNNLGK, encoded by the coding sequence ATGCCAAGAAGAAAACGGAGACTGCTTGTTCCAGAAGCTCAAGATGGAGTAAATCAATTCAAAGCTAATGTGATGGCAAACATTGGCTATGAGGTTGACCCTGCCTCGCCTGATGACGTTAAGTATGAAGTGGCTAAAGAGTTAAATGTTCCTCTAAAAAAAGGCAATAACGGCAACTTAACCTCAAAACAAGCAGGTCAAGTTGGCGGCCAAATTGGGGGAAGTATGGTAAAAGAAATGATAAACATGGCAAAAAACAACCTTGGAAAATGA
- a CDS encoding DUF350 domain-containing protein, with the protein MNLTFYLQTFDHFLIYLGASLLLFLIGTFIFKLITPYSERSLIKNGNVAVSLKLLGKMAGLVVVLQSAIRSSINLIDLALWAFIAIIVQIVLHLVIEYVFTRNTNLAKEVEKGNVAVGLFLGGVSILVGLIVAACISY; encoded by the coding sequence ATGAATTTAACATTTTACTTACAAACATTTGATCATTTTTTGATTTACCTTGGTGCTTCATTACTCTTATTCTTGATCGGTACTTTTATCTTCAAATTAATTACTCCATATTCTGAACGATCGTTAATTAAAAACGGAAATGTGGCGGTATCTCTTAAATTATTAGGGAAAATGGCTGGCTTGGTTGTTGTTCTCCAATCAGCGATTCGCAGTTCAATTAATCTGATTGATTTAGCGTTGTGGGCGTTTATCGCCATTATTGTCCAAATCGTTTTACACCTAGTTATTGAATACGTATTTACCCGTAACACAAATTTAGCTAAAGAAGTTGAAAAAGGGAATGTAGCTGTCGGACTTTTCTTAGGTGGCGTTTCTATTTTGGTAGGACTAATTGTCGCAGCTTGTATTAGTTATTAA
- a CDS encoding glutathionylspermidine synthase family protein — protein MLPYKSLTEPFQQQSYLKNWEAVEKKVSAKGFTWATLYENYEDNQYMSDSLLLVPRGMAYEIENASRAVHDIYTKAFERICKDPSTLHQLGFPVMLWDLFLKPSKTKFSYFVRYDFIASAEGLKVIEANTDTPVGIVEASIAQEVLCAEHHSQNPNSQLGKRIRDAWYQVIKDYYIRSTDTLFFTCADWHTEDKQTVEYLLSLYPQKAKYVPLEHIVVEKSGVKTPDGEKIDFLYRLYPLEYFLEEKSGTGEAIGEQFLVHIMEDTLKVINPPSALLMQSKAILALITSKKEEWFTRSEQNAIEKYFLPTYHSLDQLQDSYVRKPVLGREGGGIQMVVNGTVLEEDNEYYQNQKTVYQPYFPMPDQTIDTWDGPYTGKLLIGSHVIGGEPSGLFFRVGGLITGDLSMFVPYTTI, from the coding sequence ATGCTTCCATACAAATCTTTAACTGAACCATTCCAGCAACAGAGCTACCTAAAAAATTGGGAGGCAGTAGAGAAAAAGGTTTCTGCCAAAGGATTTACCTGGGCGACCCTTTATGAAAATTATGAAGACAATCAATACATGAGTGATTCATTACTCCTGGTTCCCCGTGGCATGGCCTATGAAATTGAAAATGCGTCTAGAGCTGTTCATGACATTTATACGAAAGCCTTTGAGCGGATTTGTAAAGATCCCTCAACTTTACACCAATTAGGCTTTCCGGTTATGTTATGGGATCTTTTTTTAAAACCTTCGAAAACGAAATTTTCTTATTTTGTAAGATATGATTTCATTGCTTCAGCAGAAGGCTTAAAAGTCATTGAGGCAAATACAGACACACCAGTGGGCATCGTTGAAGCTTCGATAGCTCAGGAAGTTCTATGTGCAGAACATCATAGCCAAAATCCAAACTCGCAGCTAGGAAAGAGAATTAGGGACGCTTGGTATCAAGTAATAAAAGACTATTACATTCGCAGTACCGATACATTATTTTTCACATGTGCAGATTGGCATACAGAAGACAAACAAACTGTTGAATATTTGCTGAGTTTATACCCACAAAAAGCAAAGTATGTTCCGCTAGAGCATATTGTTGTTGAGAAAAGTGGTGTGAAAACTCCTGATGGAGAGAAAATAGATTTTTTATATCGGCTTTACCCTCTAGAATATTTTTTAGAAGAAAAAAGCGGGACAGGGGAGGCAATCGGAGAGCAATTTCTAGTTCATATTATGGAAGATACCTTAAAAGTGATTAATCCTCCATCTGCCTTACTCATGCAGTCAAAAGCCATTCTAGCGTTGATTACGTCCAAAAAAGAAGAATGGTTTACGAGGAGCGAGCAGAATGCAATTGAAAAGTATTTCTTACCGACTTACCATTCTTTAGACCAACTTCAAGACTCCTATGTCAGAAAACCTGTGTTAGGAAGAGAAGGGGGCGGGATCCAAATGGTTGTCAATGGAACCGTTCTAGAGGAAGATAATGAATACTACCAAAATCAAAAGACTGTATATCAACCATACTTTCCGATGCCGGACCAAACGATTGATACTTGGGATGGACCTTATACAGGAAAGTTACTAATCGGGTCCCACGTAATCGGAGGAGAACCGAGCGGTCTTTTCTTTCGCGTCGGCGGCTTGATTACAGGGGATTTGTCCATGTTCGTTCCATACACAACGATTTAA
- a CDS encoding glycine/sarcosine/betaine reductase selenoprotein B family protein, whose amino-acid sequence MELSRKAIPYTPNDKPLHELTIMIVSTSGVHLKDQEPYNTDPAEGDATFRIIPGNVDPKDLTVTHSAPKDHYNTDYPKEDINCVFPIDRLREMVEDGDLGGVAEKHLTMMGYSMRLNKINKETIPALVKEVVRSKADAVLLTAG is encoded by the coding sequence ATGGAACTATCGCGAAAAGCCATACCATATACACCTAACGATAAGCCGTTACATGAGTTAACGATTATGATCGTATCAACTTCAGGAGTACATTTAAAGGACCAAGAACCTTACAACACCGACCCAGCTGAAGGTGATGCAACGTTTCGAATTATTCCTGGAAATGTAGACCCAAAAGACTTAACAGTTACCCATTCCGCACCAAAAGACCATTATAATACCGACTATCCTAAAGAAGATATCAATTGTGTTTTCCCAATAGATCGACTAAGGGAAATGGTCGAAGATGGGGACCTTGGTGGTGTCGCTGAAAAGCACTTAACAATGATGGGTTATTCGATGCGCTTAAACAAAATTAATAAAGAAACAATTCCAGCCCTCGTCAAGGAGGTTGTTCGTTCAAAAGCAGATGCCGTATTATTAACAGCTGGCTGA
- a CDS encoding DNA-3-methyladenine glycosylase, translating into MKYKPLGNPFYQQPTLKLAQSLLGKLLVNETVEGVTSGWIVETEAYIGPDDRAAHSFGNRRTPRTEIMFGPAGMTYTYVMHTHCLVNVVSGEVDHPEAVLIRALEPHDGVDLMYKRRDKITKQRDLTNGPGKLTKALGITNNDYGHPLTEPPLYIAEGKPPLQISSGPRIGIENSGEARDYPWRYWVTDSIYVSR; encoded by the coding sequence TTGAAATACAAACCATTAGGCAATCCATTCTATCAACAACCAACCCTTAAGTTAGCTCAATCGTTACTTGGAAAGTTACTTGTCAACGAAACGGTGGAAGGAGTAACCTCAGGCTGGATCGTCGAAACAGAAGCCTATATTGGTCCAGACGACAGAGCTGCACATAGCTTTGGTAATCGCCGCACCCCTCGGACTGAAATTATGTTTGGTCCAGCAGGGATGACCTATACATATGTAATGCACACCCATTGCTTAGTAAATGTCGTAAGTGGCGAAGTTGATCACCCAGAAGCTGTACTAATTCGCGCACTCGAACCACATGATGGAGTAGACCTTATGTATAAAAGACGAGATAAGATCACGAAACAACGCGACTTAACAAATGGTCCTGGTAAGTTAACAAAAGCATTAGGAATTACCAATAATGATTACGGCCACCCTTTAACCGAACCGCCACTTTATATCGCTGAAGGAAAACCACCTTTACAAATCTCGAGCGGTCCAAGAATTGGGATTGAAAATAGCGGTGAAGCCCGTGATTACCCTTGGCGATATTGGGTTACTGACAGCATATATGTATCAAGGTAA
- a CDS encoding redoxin domain-containing protein, with translation MPKGALETKTLKVGDQAPDFTLLAHGDRKVSLSEFRGSKNVFLVFYPLDWTPVUGAQMPSYEDDLSRFEEFDTQVLGISVDSVHSHNAWAKSIGGISYPLCADFYPHGEVSEKYGVLRTNPEEPAYGASERALMIIDKEGIVQFIDVHPIGEQPDNEEIFDVLRKL, from the coding sequence ATGCCTAAAGGAGCTCTTGAAACAAAAACACTTAAAGTCGGCGACCAAGCACCAGACTTTACGTTATTAGCTCACGGTGACCGCAAAGTTTCGCTAAGTGAATTTCGCGGCTCAAAAAATGTATTTTTAGTCTTTTACCCTCTAGATTGGACTCCAGTCTGAGGCGCGCAAATGCCTTCATACGAGGATGATCTTTCTCGTTTTGAGGAGTTTGATACCCAGGTCTTGGGTATAAGTGTCGATAGTGTCCATAGTCACAATGCATGGGCAAAATCAATTGGTGGGATTTCTTATCCGTTGTGCGCAGATTTTTATCCGCATGGGGAAGTATCGGAGAAATACGGTGTACTCAGAACAAACCCAGAAGAGCCTGCATATGGGGCTTCTGAGCGCGCTCTAATGATCATTGATAAAGAAGGAATCGTTCAGTTTATTGATGTCCATCCAATTGGTGAGCAACCAGATAACGAAGAAATTTTTGATGTGTTACGCAAGTTATAA
- a CDS encoding conserved virulence factor C family protein, with translation MKLVSIEPTPSPNSMKINLDTSLPENQSYNFKKAEKENAPHHLKMLLDIEGVTDVYQVTNFIAVGRHPKVDWKLILPQVREAFGETVEGVDPQQNGPQETFGELKVFVHMFRGIPIQIKIEEGDGERRFGLPDRFKEAILKAQSAAENLVKERQWKEYGVRYGDIEAVAEEVVEELSAAYDQTRLDELVAAAFKKADERPSRVKISSDEVAKAFESDDWKVRYAALDKMDPKQEDIPLLVKALRDENTSIRRQAVVYLGMIEDEAVLTYLYEGLKDRSVTVRRTAGDCLSDIGNSKAIPAIMEALKDKNKLVRWRAAMFLYEVGDESALSALKEAEEDPEFEVSLQIKMAIKRIENGEEAAGSVWQQMTNARKTE, from the coding sequence TTGAAATTAGTTTCTATTGAACCTACACCGAGTCCAAATTCTATGAAAATAAATCTAGATACAAGCCTGCCAGAGAACCAATCCTATAATTTTAAAAAGGCCGAAAAAGAAAATGCCCCACACCATTTAAAAATGTTACTAGATATAGAAGGCGTTACAGATGTTTATCAAGTGACCAATTTTATCGCCGTCGGACGGCATCCGAAAGTTGATTGGAAGCTGATATTACCACAAGTGCGTGAAGCATTTGGTGAAACTGTTGAAGGTGTCGATCCTCAGCAAAACGGTCCTCAAGAAACATTTGGCGAACTAAAAGTGTTCGTCCATATGTTCCGTGGTATTCCGATCCAAATCAAAATTGAAGAGGGCGATGGGGAAAGACGTTTTGGTTTACCTGATCGTTTCAAGGAAGCTATATTAAAAGCACAATCGGCAGCAGAGAACCTCGTAAAAGAGCGCCAGTGGAAAGAATATGGCGTTCGTTACGGTGATATCGAAGCTGTTGCCGAAGAAGTGGTTGAGGAGCTTTCTGCAGCGTATGATCAGACTCGTCTAGACGAATTAGTGGCAGCTGCATTTAAAAAAGCGGACGAGCGGCCAAGTCGGGTAAAAATCTCTTCAGACGAAGTAGCAAAAGCATTTGAAAGTGATGATTGGAAAGTTCGTTATGCTGCTCTTGATAAGATGGACCCAAAACAAGAAGATATTCCATTGTTAGTCAAAGCATTACGCGATGAAAATACTTCAATACGCCGTCAAGCGGTTGTTTACTTAGGGATGATTGAAGACGAAGCTGTTCTCACATACTTATATGAAGGACTAAAAGATCGCTCTGTCACAGTCAGAAGAACTGCGGGTGATTGTTTATCAGACATTGGAAATTCCAAAGCAATTCCTGCGATAATGGAAGCCCTAAAGGATAAGAACAAGCTTGTTCGTTGGCGGGCTGCTATGTTTTTATATGAAGTCGGTGATGAAAGTGCCTTATCCGCTCTAAAAGAAGCGGAGGAAGACCCAGAATTTGAAGTAAGCCTGCAAATAAAAATGGCAATCAAGCGCATCGAAAACGGCGAGGAAGCTGCCGGGTCTGTTTGGCAACAAATGACAAACGCTAGAAAAACAGAATAA
- a CDS encoding DUF1028 domain-containing protein, with amino-acid sequence MKQKDLVATFSIVGFDPTTKELGIAVQSKFLGVGAVVPWAKAGVGAVATQSYANTTYGPKGLELMASGKTAQETINLLTDEDEDRALRQVGIVDANGNAATFTGDNCFDWAGGIAEEHFAAQGNILVSEETVKAMAETFKGTAGTLAERLLAALDAAQEAGGDSRGKQSAALLIVKEEGGYGGYNDRAIDLRVDDHPDPIKELIRIYELQQLYFSKPKEGDVINIDEETMIEISKALQTLGYLRVDACKTEDFAEALNQFILTENFEERQQEKGKIDKKVLQFLINKVGQ; translated from the coding sequence ATGAAACAAAAAGATCTTGTAGCCACTTTCTCCATTGTAGGTTTCGATCCGACCACGAAAGAATTGGGGATAGCAGTTCAGTCGAAATTTTTAGGTGTTGGGGCTGTAGTTCCTTGGGCCAAAGCTGGTGTGGGAGCTGTCGCAACACAATCCTATGCAAATACTACATACGGTCCAAAGGGGCTAGAGCTAATGGCCTCTGGCAAAACTGCGCAAGAAACAATTAATTTATTAACTGATGAGGATGAAGACCGAGCACTACGCCAAGTTGGAATTGTGGACGCAAATGGAAATGCGGCGACATTTACAGGTGATAATTGTTTTGATTGGGCTGGAGGAATTGCTGAAGAGCACTTTGCTGCTCAAGGAAACATTTTAGTTAGTGAAGAAACAGTAAAAGCAATGGCAGAAACCTTTAAAGGAACAGCAGGAACACTTGCAGAGCGACTGTTAGCGGCACTAGATGCTGCCCAAGAGGCTGGGGGAGATTCACGCGGCAAACAGTCTGCAGCACTTCTAATTGTAAAAGAAGAGGGTGGTTACGGCGGTTATAATGACCGAGCGATTGACCTTCGCGTAGATGATCACCCTGACCCAATAAAAGAACTGATTCGAATTTATGAATTACAACAATTATACTTTAGCAAACCAAAAGAGGGAGATGTAATTAATATTGACGAAGAGACAATGATAGAAATCAGTAAAGCCTTACAAACACTAGGCTATTTAAGAGTCGACGCCTGTAAAACTGAGGACTTTGCTGAAGCGTTAAACCAATTTATTCTCACTGAAAATTTTGAAGAACGTCAGCAAGAGAAGGGAAAGATCGACAAGAAAGTATTGCAATTTTTAATAAATAAAGTAGGGCAATAA
- a CDS encoding DUF1284 domain-containing protein, whose translation MEKTLRGHHLLCVHGFQGMGYSPEFVIKMGSIVEDIRNDEIDFPIRVVATLDDACTACPHNGGTICVASVGSDQHVKTMDQKVIEHLRLEKDKPYQKSDLLKWTAKMVKPDDLDYLCKDCSWLGYGVCKSGIEKLNQTKR comes from the coding sequence ATGGAAAAAACATTAAGAGGACACCATTTATTATGTGTTCATGGATTTCAAGGGATGGGGTATAGCCCTGAATTCGTCATAAAAATGGGGTCAATTGTTGAGGACATTAGAAACGATGAAATAGACTTTCCAATTCGTGTTGTTGCCACACTAGATGATGCCTGTACCGCATGTCCTCACAATGGTGGAACCATTTGTGTGGCAAGCGTTGGGTCTGATCAACATGTAAAAACCATGGATCAAAAAGTGATTGAACATCTAAGGCTTGAAAAGGATAAACCATACCAAAAAAGTGATCTTTTAAAGTGGACAGCAAAGATGGTTAAACCCGATGACTTAGATTATTTATGTAAAGACTGTAGTTGGCTAGGGTATGGTGTGTGTAAATCAGGTATTGAAAAGCTAAATCAAACGAAGAGGTGA